The genome window TTTAATCCCTGCATCCTGTGCTGGTTCCAACGCATTTTCATGTATCCACTGGCCGTCATACTGGGCGTCGCGGCCCTGGGCGGCGACCTGCGTGTGCGCCGCTACGTGGTGCCGCTGGCCGGAATTGGCGTACTGGTGGCCCTGTACCACAACCTGGAAACCTGGGGCGTGGTGCCTGTGCCGCGCGCCTGTACCGCCGACCCTTCGGCCTCGTGCGGCACCCCCTGGCCGGTCTGGGGCCTGAACTCTCCACTCAACACCATCCTGACCATCCCAGTTCTGAGCATGATTGCTTTTACCCTGATTCTTCTGCTGCTGAGCTGGAAGCGCACGCCAAAAGCTGTCTAAATCCACATAACGAAAAGGGCCATCGTGCAGTTGGCCCTTTGTCCTTCCCACTCCCTACAGCCCATTCCCCACTCCCTCTCTACACCGGTCGCCCCGCCATCATGAAACTGGCGGTCATGCCGCCGTCCACCGCCAAAACTGCGCCGGTGATAAAGCTGGCCTCGTCACTGCCCAGAAAGTAGACGGCCTGGGCCACCTCGCGCGGGATGCCCAGGCGGCGCAGGGCGTGCAGGTCTTCATAGTCGCGCCGGGTCTGGGCGGGGTCCTCACTGTTCTGGATGCTCTGCAGTACGGCTTCGGTGCTGATGGCGCCCGGCGCCACTGCGTTGACGCGCAGGCCGTGTGGGGCCAGGTCCAGGGCCATCGCACGGGTCAGGTTCACCAGGCCGCCCTTGCTGGCGTTGTAGGCGGCATTGTCCTGTTCGGCAAACAGGCCCTGCACACTGGCGACATTCACCACTGCCCCGCCGCGCGGCAGCAGCTCGACCAGCTCACGGGTCAGCAGCAGTGGGGCCGTCAGGTTCACGTTCAGGGTTCTGGCCCAGCCGCGTTCACTGACCTCCAGCACGCTGCCGTGGGCGCCCTGGTAAGCCGCGTTGTTGACCAGCACGTCCACCCGCCCCATCTCGCGCGCCGCACGCCCAATGCGGGCGCGGCCAGCGGCGGTGCTGACATCGGCCTTGACGCGCCGGCCTCCGCGCAGGGTGGGCGGCAGGTTCAGGTCGGCACTGAGGACGCGCCAGCCACGTTCGGTGTACAGCTCGGCAATCGCGCGCCCAATGCCTCTGGCCGCCCCCGTGACGATGACACCCGCTGGCAAGGTCGTTTCGCTCATGCCTCCAGTGTTGTGGGTGCGCGGCTGCGGGAGGAGAAGTGCTAAGGGTCGCTCAATAGGGAGGGGGGCGTGGGGCAGAGGAAAGGGGAACGGAAAAGGGCCTGCCCCGATTCTGGAGCAGGCCCTTTGCTATCGGAGCGGAGGGGAGAGGCGGCACACTTCCACGCCCCACTCTCGACTTCCCACTTACCTTTTGCTCGCCTCAATCAGCGCGGGCACGATTTCGTTGATGTCGCCCACAATGCCGTAGTCGGCCACCTTGAAAATCGGCGCCTCGGCGTCCTTGTTGATGGCGATGATGTTCTTGCTCTTGCCCATGCCGCTCAGGTGCTGCACGGCGCCGCTGACGCCTAGGGCAATGTAGGCGCCGGGCTGCACGGTCTTGCCGGTCTGACCCACCTGCTCGGCGTAGGGGCGCCAGCCGGCGTCCACCACGGCGCGCGTGGCGCCCACGCCAGCGCCCAGGGCGTCGGCCAGGCCCTCGACATACTTCGAGAAGTTCTCGGCGTTACCCACACCGCGCCCGCCCGTCACGATGACGTCGGCTTCGGTCAGGGCCACGCGGCTGCTCTTTTCTACACTTCTGCCGGTGACTTCCACGCGGGACGCGGGCAGGGTCAGTTCCACGTCGTACTGCTCGCCAGCCTCTCCTGCTGGTGCGGCTGCCTCAAACGAACCGGGTTTGACCGTCACGACCACCACGGGACCTTCGGCCTCCACAGTTTCGGTCACGCGGGCCAGGTAGGTGTAGCGCTGGGCTTGCAGGGCGGCGCCATTGGCTTTGAGGCTGGTGGCGTCTTCCAGGTAAGGGGCGTCCAGTTTGACGGCCACACGCGGGGCGAACTCGCGGCCCGAACGGCTGCCGCCGATGATGACGGTATGGGCCTCACCTTCACCTGCGATCTGGGTGGTGGCCGCCGCCCAGGCTTCGGCGTTGTAGGTGGCCAGGACAGGCAGGTCGGCCACCAGGACCTGGTCGGCCACAGCGGCGGCCTCGGTGGCAATGGGCGCAACGTTCTGGCCCAGGACCAGCACGGTGACAGGGCCTTCACGGCCCGAATCACGGGCGGCGGTGACCATTTCCAGGGTGGACTTCGCCAGCTTGCCGGCGCTGTGTTCAGCAACAATCAGAATCATGGGGAACCTCCGGTTCCGTCAGAGAGAAAGAGGGAAAAGTGCATCGGCAAGAGGCCGAGCGTTTGGGGCACCGGCTGGGCAGAGCAGCGCTCTGTGCCCCCAAACCCTGCTCAGGCAATCACTTTGGCTTCGCTGCGCAGCAGTTCCAGCAATCTTGCGGCGGCGGCCTGCGGGTCCTTGCCGTCAATCATGGTGTTGCGCCGCGCGCGGGTCTGAATCTCGGCGTTTACGGTGCGCACGCGGTTCTGGAGGCCGTAGCTGGCGGCGTCGTCCTTGCGCAGCTCTTTTTTCTTGGCCTTCATGATATTGGGTAGCGTGGGGTAACGCGGCTCGTTGAGGCCCTGCTGGGTGCTGACCACGGCGGGCAACTCGGCCCGGAAGCTCTCGTTGCCGTCATCCACGTCGTGGCGGCCGGTCAGCGTCCCGCCGTCCAGTTTCAGCTCGTTGGTCCAGGTCAGCTGAGGCCAGCCCAGGCGCTCGGCGCTGGCGGCGCCCAGGGCCTGCGAGTCCCAGTCAGCTTCCTGACCGCCCACCAGAATGAGCTGCACGTTCTCGGCCTGCGCCACCTGTGCCACGACCTTGCTCAGGGTCACGGCGTCAAACTTCTCGTCGGTTTCCACATGAATGGCGCGGTCCACGCCCATCGCCAGGGCGGTGCGCAGCGCGTCCTCGTTGCGCTTGGGGCCGATGGCCAGCGCAATAATCTGCTCGATAGGCGCGCCGCCTTCGCGCAGTCGCAGGGCTTCTTCCACGCCGTACTCGTCCATGCCGTCCATAACAAGGGTGGTGCCATCCAGGTCAACGGCCTGGCTGTTGATTTTCACGCGCGCTTCGGCGTCAGGAACTTGGCGAATCAGGGTCAGGATATTCATGCGGCCTCCGTGGGGTCGTGTGTGGGGAAGATGCTGGCGTGCCCAGCATGACAAATTAGACTCGGTTCAAGTTTAGCAGGTGTCCCAATTTCTGACCAGTATGAGGAGGAGGTGGTGAGGGTCGGGCAGGTCGGCTGGCACGGACAGCTGTGGCTATCTGAACCTCCGCGTGGGCCCTCAGCGAACCTTTATGCAAGCCAGCACCTAAATCCGCCGTCAACTGGCTCATGGAAGTTTCTCATGTTCAGCCCTGAGGCTACTTCTCATGAAGAAGCTCCTTCCCCTGACCCTTCTGACCTTGGCTGCCAGCACGGCCGGCGCGCAGTCCCTGAACGGCGTCGAACTCGGCCTGACCGGCGGCTATGCCGGTGGCCTGAGCGGCGAAGTTTTTGTCCACGCGCCCAATGTGCTTGGCCCCATTGGCATCAAGGCTGGCGTGGCGTATGGCCGCGCGTCGGACGCTATTAACGACAACGCTTCCAACAACCTGGGCGGCACTCTGGGCGACTACAAGAAGCCCACCAGCCAGGGTGGGCTGGGCTACACCGAGAGCGGCAGCAGCACTGTGGCCTCGCTGGACGGCACCTATAACCTGGGCGAAGTGGCGCCTGGTGTTGGCACGGCCCTGTACGCAGGTGGCCGCTACGGCATGTTCCGCTCTGACTTTGGGGATTCCTCGCAGAGCACCACCTACACCAGCAATGCGTTCGGCGTGGGCGCTGGCGTAATGGTCAGCTACGCTCTGACCGGTGGTCTGAGCTTGGTCGGCGATGTCGGTGTGGATACGTTCTTCCGCTCGGCCATCACTACTAATGACAACAAGGGTAACGTGGTGACCTCGCAGCCCAACCAAGGCGACTACAGCACGGTGAGCAATATCTTCGTTCGCCCTGGCACGGTCTTCAAGGCCCGTATCGGCGTTAAGACCAGTTTCTAACCTTTCTCCCCCTAGCCAGCCTCCTCTGTGGGGCTGGTTTTTTGTGTGGCGCTGAGATGCTGGCGCAGCAGTTCAAATCCCGCCACCGCACGCGGAAAACCCAGGTACGGCACGCACATGTGCAGCGCCCCCCGCACCTCCGCCTCGGTGGCGCCAGCGTTGAGTGCGCCGCGCAGATGGGTCCTCAGCTCGGGCGGACTGCCCAGCGACACCAGCAGCGCGCAGGCAATCAGCTCCTTGGTCTTCAGGTCCAGGCCAGGCCGGTCATAGACCGTGTCGTAGGCGAACACCTGAATATCGTGGGCCAGGTGGGGGTCCAGGGCCTGAAGCCGGGCCAGGATGCGTTCCTGCTGGTCTCCAAAAATGATGTCGCGGGCGTGGGGGTCGCTCATGGCCTCACGGTAGCGGGCAAGAGGGAGGCAAGAAAGAAGTTCGTCACAGCCCACGCGCTACAGTTTCAGTGTGGCGTAGATGTGAACGGAACGTAAGGTTTCCCCTGCCTGACACGCAGGCGCGGCGATAGTCTACCCTCAAGGTGTTTACCGTCTCGCTCAACCTGCACAGGAGGCTCTCTCTGCCACCCTGCTTTCAACGTTCCCGCGCCGCCTGCGCTTGCCCTGGGGGTTACCCATGAACAGATACGATGACCGCGCCCGACTGGTGTTTCACTACGCCCGTGAAGAGGGCAACCGCCTGGGACACGCGATGGTCGGCCCCGAACACCTGCTGCTGGGGCTGATGCGCGAAGGCGGCACGGCCGCCAGCATCCTGGGTGAATTTGGCGCGTCGCTGGACGGCCTGCGCCGCCGCGTCGAGGAAATCATCGGGCGCGGCGAGGGCAACCGCCTGAACGACGCCCCCAGCATTACCCCGCGCGCCCGCCGCGTGATGGAACTGGCCAGCACCGAGGCCCGGCAGCTGGGCGCCCAGGTCACCAGCACCGAGCACATCCTGCTGGGGATTATCCGCGAAGGTGACGGTGTGGCCTTCCGCATCCTGCAGGAGCTGACCAAGGATGTGGACACGATCCGCTGGCGCATTCTGGCGCAGGGAGAGGGCCAGGGCACCAAGCCCGCCAAGCCGGTCGCCACGCCCTTTCTGGACGAGTACGGCCGCGACCTGACCAAGTGGGCGCGCGAGGGCAAGCTGGACCCTGTGATTGGCCGCAGCGAGGAAATCCGCCGCGTCACGCAGATCCTGACCCGCCGCACCAAGAACAACCCGGTGCTGATCGGTGACCCCGGCGTGGGCAAGACCGCCATCGTCGAGGGGCTGGCCCTGGCCATCCACGAAAAGCGCACGCCGCCCAACCTCCACGGGGTCCGGCTGGTCAGCCTGGACCTCAGCGGCGTGGTGGCCGGCACCAAGTACCGGGGTGAGTTTGAGGAGCGGCTGCGCCAGATTATTGAGGAGCTGCGCAACGCCAAGGTGATGGCCTTTATTGACGAGCTGCACACCCTGGTCGGGGCAGGCGGCGCGGAAGGCACGCTGGACGCCGCCAACATTCTCAAGCCGGCCCTGAGCCGCGGCGAGATTCAGGTCATCGGCGCGACGACCACTGGCGAATACCACCGCTACATCGAAAAGGACGCCGCCCTGGAACGCCGCTTCCAGCCGGTGATCGTGCTGGAACCCAGCCCTGCCGAAACCCTGCAAATCCTGCGCGGCCTCAAGCCCAAGTACGAGGAGCACCACGGCGTGCAGATTCCCGAGCAGGCGCTGGAATTGGCCGTACGGATTGGCGAACGCAGTCTGCCGGGCCGCAACTTCCCTGACAAGGCGATTGACCTGATTGACGAGGCCGCCAGCCGGGTGCGCCTGAACATGAGCATCGGCCTGCCGGTGGCCGAGACCGAGGACGGCGAGCCCTACGTCACTCGCGAGGACATCGAGAGCGTTATCAATTCGATGGGCGGCATTTATAGCGAGGAAACTGCGGCGCAACTGGTGGACCTGGAAAGCCAACTGACCGACCAAGTGTATGGGCAGCCTGACGCCATCCGGGCCCTGTCTAGTGCCCTGCGCCGCGCCCGCGTGGGGCTGGGGGGCCGCACCCGCGTGGCCGCCAGCTTCCTGTTTGTGGGGTCCAGCGGCGTGGGCAAAACGCACCTGGCCAAGGCCCTGGCCCGCACCCTCTTTGGCAGCGAGCGCAGCCTGATCCGCATGGACATGAGTGAGTTTCAGGAGAGCCACTCGGTGAGCAAGCTGATCGGGTCGCCCCCCGGATACGTGGGCTATGAGCAGGGCGGCCGCCTGACCGAAGCGGTGCGCCGTCAGCCGTTCAGCGTGATTCTGCTCGACGAGATCGAAAAGGCCCACCCCGACGTGTACAACACCTTCTTGCAGGTGCTGGACGACGGGCGCCTGACCGACGGCCTGGGCCGCACCGTGGATTTCCGCCGCACGATCATCATCATGACGAGCAACACGGGCTTTAACGTCAATCCGACGGTGGGCTTCAGTCCAGTGACGCCCGACAACAATGCGCCGCTGCGCCACATCTTTACGCCGGAATTTCTGGACCGTTTGGACGAGGTCATCCGCTTCAAGTCGCTGGGCGAGGAAGAACTGGTGCGCGTGGCCCAGCAGCTGATGGGCGAGATGCGTGAGGAACTGGCCAGCCGCGAGATAACCGTGACCTTCGATCCGGCTATTGCCGCCTGGCTGGTGAGCAAGCTCAAGTCCCGTAGTCCCAAGCACGCGGTGGGCAGCAGCCGCCAGCTGCGCACCCTGGTCCGCGAGGAAATCGAGGACCCGCTGGCCATGGAACTGGCGCACAACCACGGCGAGGAAGTGCGCGTGGTGCTGGGCCAGGAAGGCATTCAGTTCGAGAAGGGCGAGGAAGCCGCGCCAAGACAGATCCTGGCGTAAGCAGAAAGCTTCTCTTCAGCCGCTGTTCCTTCCGGGGGCAGCGGTTGTCTTTGGCGCTGTGTGGCGTGAATCACTCTGCTCGCAGGTCCATTCAAGAAAGTTAGGTAGGTGTGGAGCGTCCGAAGAGAGATGTGAGGAGGTCAGTTTCCCCCTTGCTAGTGGTGAAGGACCACACGCCGCTGTCGAGGCGTTATACGGGTGCCGTCTGTTCTGTTGACGTCTCGTCGAGGTGCAATCACCACGCCCGTCAGTCCGCTTGTCCTTCCATTCGCTCTGAGGTCATGGGGTTTGCCCACGGGCCACTCAGCGTCCGTATCACACACTACCGCCAGAGCAGACACCTGCAAAGCGGTTGGCCGCCCCCAAACCTCTTGCCGGGAACCATCTTTCCCAGTCACCCAGGTACGATAGCCGTCATGACGAAGAGCATCCACGATTTTCAGGACGAACACGGGCGCATTCACACCTGGCCCAGCGACCGCCGCCGCGCCCACCAGCTGGCCATTCTGGATTACCTGACGGGCCTGCTGGACCCCGGCGTCTCGTATGACCAGGGGCAGGTGGACCAGCTGCTGGCGGATCACAGCACTCTGCCGGACCCCAGCGTGCTGCTGACAGAGCTTGTTGAGGGTGATTACCTGGCCACCGACGGTCAGGTCTACTGGCGGGCCGATGGCCGCCCCGGCACCAGACCTTCAGGTGAGCGTGGCTAAAGTCCGGACCAGCTACGTCTGCACCAGTTGCGGTTACCAGGCGGCCAAGCCGCTGGGCCGCTGCCCTAACTGCCAGGCCTGGAACTCGTTTGAGGAAGAAGCGCCGGCCCTGGTGTCCGGCAAGAGTGGACGCGGTGGGGCCTACGGTGGGGTCACGGGCGGCAAGCTGACCCCGCTCTCGAATGTGGGCCGGCGCGAGGAGCCACGCACCCCCAGTGGGATTCCTGAACTGGACCGCGTGCTGGGGGGCGGTTTGGTGGCAGGCGGAGTGACCCTGATTGGCGGCGAACCCGGCATTGGCAAAAGCACGTTGCTGCTGCAAGTGGCCGACCGGGTGGCCAGTACGGCGGGCCCAGTCCTCTACGTGGCGGGCGAGGAATCGCTGGAACAGATTCGACTGCGCGCCGACCGTCTGGGCGTGACTGCCGATATTCAGCTCACCCGTGACACCCGCGCCGAACACGTCGCTGCCCTGATGGCCGAACACAAGCCCGCTCTGTGCATCGTGGACAGTATTCAGACCGTCACGGTTGAGGGTGAAGGAGCCCCCGGCGGTGTGGCCCAGGTGCGCGACGGCACCTCCATGTTGACCCGCGCGGCCAAAGAGACGGGCACGGCAACCGTGCTGGTGGGTCACGTCACCAAGGACGGCACCGTGGCTGGGCCTAAGGTCATGGAACATATCGTGGACACCACCGTCTTTCTAGAGTCGGTGGGGGCGTACCGGCTGCTGCGCAGCGTCAAAAACCGCTTTGGGCAGGCCGGGGAACTGGGCGTCTTCGAGATGCGCGGCGATGGCCTGATGGCCGTGGAGAACCCCAGCGCCGCTTTCCTGGCCGAGCGGCCTGTGGGCGTGCCGGGCAGCGTGGTGGCCTCCACCATTGATGGGCAGCGGCCCATGCTGCTGGAGGTGCAGGCGCTGGCCAGCAAGACGCCCTACCCCAACGCCCGGCGCGTGGTGGTGGGACTGGATCCCCGGCGGGTGGACGTGGTGCTGGCCGTGCTGGAGCGCCGGCTGGACCTGACGCTGGGCGGGTTGGACATCTACGTCAACCTGGCCGGTGGTCTGAAGGTGCCGGACCCCGGCCTGGACCTGGCCGTGGCGCTGGCAGTGTATTCGGCGGTGGTGGGGCGCGCCCTGCCGCAAAACGTGGCGGTGTTTGGCGAGGTGGGCCTGGCCGGCGAGGTCAGAAGCACCCAGGCGGCCCTACGCCGCGCCGAGGAAGCCCGACGCGCCGGTTACGAGCGCCTCGTGGTGCCGCCCGGCCTGGACGGTGTGCGCGGGGTCAAAAGCGTCGAAGAGGCTGTGGGCGCGGTCTGGGGCGGGCGGGAGCGGGGCGCATAGGTGTGGTGGACCCTCCTCCCACGACGGTCCCTGTGCCTCTGGCCCCGGCTCGGTCGCCGCTGTGGTTTGTCGGCGTAGTGTGGCTGGCGCCCCTCTTGCTTATCGCTGCGCCGTGGCTGCCCGACCCGGATAGCCCGGCGCTGCCGCTGGCGGGTCAGGTGCTCCTGAGCCTGCTGGGGCTGGGCCTGTTGCTGGGCTTTGTGCTGGTGCCCCGGCGGCTGTCTTATACCCTGACCCGCACCGGGCTGCGGGTGGGCCGCGCCTCCGGCACCTTTGAGTGGCCCTACCGCGACCTGCGCGCCCAGGCCACAGGCGGCGCGCTGGGGCTGAGGGTGGGCGGCGTGGGCCTGCCCGGCTACCACAGCGGCAATTATGCCTGGAAGGGTGATGGACCCCGGCAAGTGCAGGCGCTGAGCTCCGGCATACACCAGCACGCCCTGGTGGAGGTCCGGGGCGTTCCTCACTTTCTGACACCCGCCGACCCGGAAGGCTTTCTGCGTGCCCTGGTCGAAAGAGGAGTGCCAGTCAGCGGTTCGGCCCGTGGTTGGCAAGGCGGCGTGAAGAGGCCCAGCAGCGCCCGTGAGAAGGCCCTCGACCCGACCCAACGTAGAGCCTAAGACGAGTGCCGCCCATTTCCATAACAGGGACGCTGCCGTCATGCCCGGAAATCCGTCCCTTTTCCTGCTCCCTCTGGTCGAGAAAATTTCGTCATACGTTCTGGCATTTTTCGGACTCGATATGACAGGACCAGCAGGCCTGTTGCTCAGCAGAGCGATCGGCCCAGGCCGTCACCAGTACCGTTCAGCGCCGCCCCTACAATCCCTGCGGCGCTGCTCCTAATCCTTACCTTCCGCCAATCCGGTAGCTCACACCAAAGCGGAAGCGGGTGCTCTGCTCGGTGTTCTGCACCCCGATACTGACGTTGGTGCGCGAATTCAGGTTGTAGCCGGCGCTGAAGCTGGGGCGAATGGACTGGAGGTTCAGTCCTTGCAGCGGGGTGGTGGCGCGGAAGGTAAAGCGCCCGTCTGGGGTGCTGTATTCGGCGTTCAGCAACCCCTCGCCGTTCAGGTCCACCTGGTATTGCAGGTACAGGTCGCGCGTCAGGTATGACCCCAGGGTGATGGTCGCGCCCAGAGAATCGCCCGCAATCTGCGGGGTAAAGCGGAACACATCCAGCCCAAAGGCGTTGGCCACCGTGCGTTCCAGCTCGCCCAGGACAAAGACATTCAGGGCGGTCTGCAGGGCGCTGCTGCCCAGGGCGGCCAGGTTGTTCGGCAGGGTGGCCAGGTTGGGCACGCCGGTCGCCACCAGGGCGTAGAGTTCGGCCTCGCCGTAGGGCACGCCGGTATTGGGGTCGGCGCACTCGGCGGTGATCTGGGTGCAGGTCAGGGTGGTGTTCAGGCTCAGCACCGTGTCGCCGCTGGCGCGGGCCACAAACTCGCCCGCCACCGTCAGGGTGACCGGCACCCGCTGGGTAATCGCCGTGTCGCCGCGTGTGGTGCGCCCGCTGACGGTGCCGCTGGCCGTCACATTAAACCGGGGATACACGTTGTCGCCTTCAAAGGTCACGGCGCTGTCGCCCAGCGTGAACTCGTTCTCGCGCAGGTAGATAAAGCCGCGCTGAGAGCGAATCTCGCCGGCCAGGCGGGGGCGGTCGCCCGACCCGGACAGCACCAAGCCGCCGGCAAATTCGGCGCGGGCCAGGTTCTCGTCTACCCGGATACCGCTGCTGGCGCGAATAGGAATGTCCTCAAAGACCAGCCGTTCCAGAATGGGCAGGCTGGGCGCGCGCTCCTCCTCGCCCTCCTGCGCCGGCTGCGGGAAGGTCGTGTACTCGGGGGCCAGGGGGCTGGCGTAATTGTCGGTGGGGCGGCCACCTGCGCCCGTACTGCTCTGGCCGGGGGCCGGGATGGTGGCCGGGGCATTCACGCGCCCCAGCACGAGGCGGGTAAAGTCAGCCGCTCCCTGCACGCGAATCAGGGTGCCGTCGTCGGTGGCGCGCAGGTCGGCGTTCAGGGCACTTTCGCGGCCGTAAATGGCGGCCAGTGGCAGGTTGTAATTGCGGGCGCTCAGGGTCAGGTCAATCAGGGGCGCGACGGTCCCGCTCACACTGAGGGTGCCACCGCCCGCCGCGCCGGTACTGGTGCTGCTGGCCGTGACGGTCCAGCGGTCACCTGGCTGCTGCTCCAGTCGCACCTGGGCGGCGGGGAGCGCCCCCAGGGCGGCGGGGGCCAGCAGGCCACGGAAGGTCGCCACGGTGCTGCTCAGGCGGCCCTGGGTGAGCTGCCCGCGGAGCTCGACCACGCCGTCGGCGCCCACCGTGCCGCCGGTCAGCACCTGCCCGCCCGCTGCAAAGGCGCCGCTGTCGGGCAGGTCGCCGGCAAAGTCGGGAATCTGTACGCTCAGGCCCGCCAGCGCGCCGTCCAGGCTGCGCGCCCGCACCGAACCGCGTGGACGGTCGTAAGTGCCGGCCACACTGAGGGTCACGCTGCCTTTCAGGCTGGGTTGCAGGGCTGCCAGCCCCGGCACCAGCCGCAGCGCGGGGGTAAAGGTCGTGTTGGCCAGCTGGGCCGTGAGGTCCACCTGCTGGCGGGTGTACTGGCCCCGTACGTTCCAGGTGCCGGCGCCCGTCAGCTGGATGTTCACGCCGCGCAGTTCGCGGGCCGCGTAGTCCAGGGTGCCGGTGCCGGTCAGGGTCTCGGTCACGGCCGCCTCGCCCTCGCCGCTGGTGGCGCTGACGCGGATGCGCTCGGCGACCACGTTTACCTGCCCCGCCAGTGGGTCGGCCAGGGGGAACCGGAAGCGCGCCACGCCCGTCACCACACCTTCGCCCGGCGCGGTCCCGGTTGCGGCCCCTACCACCGCGCCCACCGGCAGCGCGCGCAGGTTGCCCTGCCCGAAGACGGCCCCGTCACTCAGCCCTGCCGTAAAGTCCGACTCGCCCAGGAAGCCGCGAATGCGCCAGTCGCCCGCCACCTGCGTCCCTTCCAGGCGTGCGGGGAGGCGCTGGCTACCCAGTGTCAGGTCATCCGAGCGCAGCACGAAGGTGCCGCCGCCGTCGCGCAGGGTGGCCTCGCCGCTCAGGCGCCCGCCCAGGGCCGGGGCCGTCACCAGGTCACCCAGGGCCAGGTCATCGGCAGTCGCGCGTACCGAGTAGCCCTCGCCGGTGGGGGCCACCGCCAGCGGCCCCGCCAGGGCCGGCAGCAGGTCGGCCAGCCCGCCCGAAGCGGTCACGATGGCCTGGCCCATCTGGCCGGTGCCAATCAGGTCGGCGCGGAAACTCTGGCCGGCCAGGGTGGCGCTGCCGCTGACCGCCAGCGTCTGCCCGGCCAGGGTCAGGGGCACGCGGGCGGCCTCCAGGCGGCCCTGCACGCCATCCGCGCCGGCTTGCAGGTTCACGTCCAGGGTGCCGCTCCCTTGCCGCAACTGCCCAGTGAGGGCGCCCGTCCAGAAGGCCCCGCCCTGTGCCGTCTGGAGCTGTGGCGCCTGAACTTGCGCCGCTTGAAATTGCAAGGTGCCGCTGCTCAGGGCCAGGGTCGCGCGCACCTCGGGGCGGCCCGCGCGCAGGGTCACGTCAGCGCTGACGTTGCCACTCAGCGGCAGGTCAAGGTAAGGCGCGCGGTACGGGGTCAGCAGGTTGGCCACCTGAAGGGCCAGCTGGCCGTCCCCGCTGTCGGGGTTCAGGGTGCCGCGAGCGGTCAGCACGCCGCTCAGGCCCCCAATCCCCAGCTGGCCCAGATTCAGGCCCGGCAGGTCGGCGCTCAGGGCCGTGCCGGTCCAGCGCACGGTGCCGCTGCGTTCTCCATCCGAGACGCTCAGGTCAGCCGCGCGCAGGCTGGCGGTGCCGCTGGCCCGCCACTCGCCCCGGCGCACGCTCAGCTGCGCCTGCGGGTCGCCGACTGGCCCGCTGGGCGTGACCGTCAGCGAGAGTTCGGGGCGGGTCAGGCCGGCCGCGCCCAGCAGGCGCCAGGTGCCGCCCGCATCTGGCCGCGCCTCAATGACGCCGCTGGCCTGGGCGCCGGGGCCGTCCACTAGGCGCAGCTGCAC of Deinococcus betulae contains these proteins:
- a CDS encoding PH domain-containing protein, producing MDPPPTTVPVPLAPARSPLWFVGVVWLAPLLLIAAPWLPDPDSPALPLAGQVLLSLLGLGLLLGFVLVPRRLSYTLTRTGLRVGRASGTFEWPYRDLRAQATGGALGLRVGGVGLPGYHSGNYAWKGDGPRQVQALSSGIHQHALVEVRGVPHFLTPADPEGFLRALVERGVPVSGSARGWQGGVKRPSSAREKALDPTQRRA